One Streptomyces sp. P9-A2 DNA window includes the following coding sequences:
- a CDS encoding methyltransferase produces MSDTLRPRAALRTAVVWEVLQDALERRVKATGRPALDVLDTGGGSGNFAVPVARLGHRVTVVDPSPDALFALERRAAEADVADRVRGVQGDAHGLFDVAERGGYDVVLCHGVLEYVDDPAEGVRNTVAALRPEGFLSLLAAGLGGAVLSRALAGHFKEARQALDDPNGRWGTGDPVPHRFTADQLSGLVEGAGLRVGAVHGVRVFADLVPGGLVDTEPGALDALLKLEAAAAENAAFHSVATQLHVLGEAPGAEEA; encoded by the coding sequence GTGTCGGACACCCTGCGCCCCCGCGCCGCTCTCCGTACCGCCGTGGTCTGGGAGGTCCTCCAGGACGCCCTGGAGCGCCGGGTCAAGGCCACGGGACGGCCGGCGCTGGACGTCCTCGACACCGGTGGCGGCAGCGGCAACTTCGCCGTGCCCGTGGCCCGCCTCGGCCACCGGGTCACCGTCGTCGACCCCAGCCCCGACGCGCTGTTCGCCCTGGAACGCCGCGCCGCCGAGGCCGATGTCGCCGACCGGGTCCGCGGCGTCCAGGGCGACGCCCACGGCCTCTTCGACGTCGCCGAGCGCGGCGGCTACGACGTGGTGCTGTGCCACGGAGTCCTGGAGTACGTCGACGACCCGGCCGAGGGCGTGCGCAACACGGTGGCCGCCCTGCGCCCCGAAGGCTTCCTCAGTCTGCTCGCCGCCGGCCTCGGTGGCGCCGTGCTCTCCCGCGCCCTCGCCGGTCACTTCAAGGAGGCCCGGCAGGCGCTCGACGACCCGAACGGCCGATGGGGCACCGGCGATCCCGTGCCGCACCGCTTCACCGCCGACCAGCTCAGCGGTCTGGTCGAGGGAGCGGGGCTGCGGGTCGGCGCCGTGCACGGGGTGCGGGTCTTCGCCGACCTCGTCCCCGGCGGGCTGGTGGACACCGAACCCGGAGCCCTCGACGCGCTGCTGAAGCTGGAGGCCGCGGCGGCCGAAAACGCGGCCTTCCACTCGGTGGCCACCCAGCTCCATGTGCTCGGTGAGGCACCGGGGGCCGAAGAGGCCTGA
- a CDS encoding phytoene desaturase family protein, with product MARIAVIGAGLGAMAAAARLAVAGHRVTVYERTDTYGGALRRMEREGFSFDTGPGLLPLPAVYRDLFLKTGREPLEARVELVQVDPSSHHVFADGTCVPLPNASRAGVVHALDAALGPAAAKRWGDFLVRAREAWDRTRRPLLEEPLWPDWQVLAGREPYPAVPHRKLLRARTAGTLAEVGAWELRDPRLVSLLEGYALEHGLDPRSTPASAAVLPYMEHAFGTWYVRGGMRELARAVYERCLARGVEFRFGAEVTGVLEKDGRVAGVEFTESASPGSDSDSGSGGGAVAEADHVIAGVTPGVLDRLTRGARVRGEGEVPGRFGTASRLTVLLALRGGRPGGTPHRTVVHTRDREAELESLFGSPAGLPAHPTVTVLRPDDPALVPDTDHEAVTLTSAVPAGSSGPGLDEHARNMIIAAERAVPGLRDRLLRSEVRTPDDITEATGAEGGAVPVPALAAAGGRLLHPSNSTGIPGLLTVGGWSHPGGGLPHAGMSGALVAGLIVEGPEFRGSQ from the coding sequence ATGGCACGGATTGCGGTGATCGGCGCCGGGCTGGGCGCGATGGCGGCCGCCGCCCGGCTCGCCGTCGCGGGCCACCGGGTGACGGTGTACGAGCGGACGGACACGTACGGCGGCGCGCTGCGCCGGATGGAGCGGGAGGGCTTCTCCTTCGACACCGGCCCCGGGCTGCTCCCGCTGCCTGCGGTCTACCGCGATCTGTTCCTGAAGACGGGCAGGGAGCCGCTGGAGGCCCGCGTCGAGCTGGTCCAGGTCGACCCGTCGTCGCACCACGTGTTCGCGGACGGTACGTGCGTCCCGTTGCCGAACGCGTCCCGCGCGGGTGTCGTCCACGCCCTGGACGCGGCCCTCGGACCCGCCGCCGCCAAGCGCTGGGGCGACTTCCTGGTGCGGGCCCGCGAGGCCTGGGACAGGACCCGCAGGCCGCTCCTGGAGGAGCCGTTGTGGCCCGACTGGCAGGTGCTGGCCGGGCGCGAGCCCTACCCGGCCGTCCCCCACAGGAAGCTGCTGCGCGCGCGCACGGCGGGCACGCTCGCCGAGGTCGGCGCCTGGGAGCTGCGCGATCCCCGGCTGGTCTCCCTGCTGGAGGGTTACGCGCTCGAGCACGGCCTGGACCCCCGGTCCACTCCGGCGAGCGCGGCGGTGCTGCCGTACATGGAGCACGCCTTCGGCACCTGGTACGTCCGTGGCGGCATGCGGGAGCTGGCCCGCGCGGTGTACGAGCGGTGCCTGGCCCGCGGGGTGGAGTTCCGTTTCGGTGCCGAGGTCACCGGGGTACTGGAGAAGGACGGCCGGGTGGCGGGCGTGGAGTTCACCGAGAGCGCCTCCCCCGGCTCCGACTCCGACTCCGGGAGCGGTGGCGGGGCGGTGGCCGAGGCGGATCATGTGATCGCCGGGGTGACGCCCGGCGTGCTGGACCGGCTGACCCGGGGGGCGCGGGTGCGGGGCGAGGGCGAGGTTCCCGGCCGCTTCGGCACAGCGAGCCGTCTGACGGTGCTGCTGGCACTGCGCGGCGGACGTCCCGGGGGGACACCGCACCGGACGGTCGTGCACACCCGGGACCGGGAGGCCGAGCTGGAGTCCCTGTTCGGCTCCCCCGCGGGCCTGCCCGCACACCCCACGGTCACGGTCCTGCGCCCCGACGACCCGGCCCTGGTCCCCGACACGGACCACGAGGCGGTCACCCTCACCTCGGCGGTGCCCGCGGGCTCCTCGGGGCCGGGCCTGGACGAACACGCGCGGAACATGATCATCGCCGCCGAGCGGGCCGTACCCGGCCTGCGCGACCGTCTCCTGCGCAGCGAGGTCCGCACCCCGGACGACATCACGGAGGCCACGGGCGCGGAGGGCGGAGCGGTGCCCGTCCCGGCGCTCGCCGCGGCGGGCGGGCGCCTGCTGCACCCGTCCAACAGCACCGGCATACCGGGGCTGTTGACGGTGGGCGGCTGGTCGCATCCCGGCGGGGGCCTCCCGCACGCCGGGATGTCGGGCGCGCTGGTCGCGGGCCTGATCGTCGAGGGACCGGAGTTCCGAGGATCCCAGTGA
- the rsmH gene encoding 16S rRNA (cytosine(1402)-N(4))-methyltransferase RsmH has product MGREAHANTGGQTRHVPVMLRRCLDLLAPALERPGAVAVDCTLGLGGHSEALLTRFPEARLIALDRDKEALRLSGERLAPFGERATLVHAVYDELPDVLDRLGVPRVQGVLFDLGVSSMQLDEADRGFAYAQDAPLDMRMDQSAGISAAEVLNTYPPGDLVRILRAYGEEKQAKRIVAAVVREREKEPFTTSARLVELIRDALPQAAKRTGGNPAKRTFQALRIEVNGELSVLERAIPAAVRALDVGGRIAVLSYHSLEDRLVKQVLAGGAAITAPPGLPVVPERYQPRLKLLTRGAELPTEEEIAENRRAAPARLRGAQRVREHLE; this is encoded by the coding sequence ATGGGGCGCGAAGCACATGCGAACACGGGCGGGCAGACCCGGCACGTCCCGGTGATGCTCCGGCGGTGCCTGGACCTGCTGGCGCCCGCCCTGGAGCGGCCGGGAGCCGTGGCCGTCGACTGCACCCTCGGCCTCGGCGGCCACAGCGAGGCCCTGCTGACACGGTTCCCCGAGGCGCGACTGATCGCCCTGGACCGGGACAAGGAGGCGCTGCGCCTGTCCGGCGAGCGGCTCGCCCCCTTCGGTGAGCGAGCCACCCTGGTCCACGCCGTCTACGACGAACTCCCCGACGTGCTCGACCGGCTCGGTGTCCCGCGTGTGCAGGGCGTCCTGTTCGACCTGGGCGTGTCCTCCATGCAGCTCGACGAGGCCGACCGCGGCTTCGCCTACGCCCAGGACGCCCCGCTCGACATGCGCATGGACCAGTCGGCCGGCATCAGCGCCGCAGAGGTCCTCAACACCTACCCGCCCGGCGACCTCGTCCGCATCCTGCGCGCCTACGGCGAGGAGAAGCAGGCCAAGCGGATCGTGGCCGCGGTGGTGCGCGAGCGGGAGAAGGAGCCGTTCACCACCAGCGCCCGCCTGGTCGAGCTGATCCGGGACGCGCTGCCGCAGGCCGCCAAGCGCACCGGCGGCAACCCTGCCAAGCGCACCTTCCAGGCCCTGCGCATCGAGGTCAACGGCGAGCTCTCCGTGCTGGAGCGGGCGATCCCGGCCGCGGTGCGGGCACTCGACGTCGGCGGCCGGATCGCCGTGCTGTCGTACCACTCCCTGGAGGACCGGCTGGTCAAGCAGGTGCTCGCGGGGGGCGCCGCCATCACCGCGCCCCCCGGGCTGCCGGTCGTGCCCGAGCGCTACCAGCCCCGGCTCAAGCTGCTCACGCGCGGTGCGGAGCTTCCCACCGAGGAGGAGATCGCCGAGAACCGGCGAGCGGCACCCGCGCGGCTGCGGGGCGCCCAGCGCGTCCGGGAGCACCTCGAATGA
- a CDS encoding AAA family ATPase, with the protein MTTYEDRASHGGAPDRAYSRVGDDLTAVVERVRDSVESVIEGKPEVVRLSLTVLLAEGHLLIEDVPGVGKTMLAKALARSIDCSVQRIQFTPDLLPSDITGVSIWDQQRRDFEFKPGAIFAQVVIGDEINRASPKTQSALLESMEERQVTIDGTTYELPSPFMVVATQNPVEMEGTYPLPEAQRDRFMARVSVGYPSPEAELEMLDVHGGVSPLEDLQPVAHAHEILKLIETVRAVHVAEPVRRYVVELVSATRTHPDLRLGASPRATLHLLRAAKAAAALNGREYALPDDVQALAAAVLAHRLLPTAQAQLNRRTAEQVVQEILQHTPVPAAAPQETGIGLGRGGLGYGRQQPWRL; encoded by the coding sequence GTGACGACCTATGAGGATCGTGCGAGCCATGGGGGCGCCCCCGACCGAGCGTATTCGAGGGTGGGGGACGATCTGACCGCTGTGGTCGAGCGCGTGCGGGATTCGGTGGAGAGCGTGATCGAGGGCAAGCCCGAGGTCGTGCGGCTCTCGCTGACCGTGCTGCTCGCCGAGGGGCATCTGCTCATCGAGGATGTCCCGGGCGTCGGCAAGACGATGCTGGCCAAGGCGCTGGCGCGGTCCATCGACTGCTCGGTGCAACGCATCCAGTTCACACCGGATCTACTGCCGTCGGACATCACCGGTGTGTCCATCTGGGACCAGCAGCGCCGCGACTTCGAGTTCAAGCCGGGAGCCATCTTCGCGCAGGTGGTGATCGGCGACGAGATCAACCGCGCGTCGCCGAAGACACAGTCGGCGCTCCTGGAGTCGATGGAGGAGCGGCAGGTCACCATCGACGGCACGACCTATGAACTGCCCAGCCCCTTCATGGTGGTGGCGACGCAGAACCCGGTCGAGATGGAGGGCACCTATCCGCTGCCGGAGGCCCAGCGCGACCGGTTCATGGCCCGCGTCTCGGTCGGCTATCCGAGCCCCGAGGCCGAGCTGGAAATGCTGGACGTGCACGGGGGCGTCTCCCCGCTGGAGGACCTCCAGCCGGTGGCGCACGCGCACGAGATCCTGAAGCTGATCGAGACGGTGCGCGCCGTCCATGTGGCCGAGCCGGTCCGCCGGTACGTGGTGGAGCTGGTCTCCGCCACCCGCACGCACCCCGACCTCAGACTCGGCGCCTCCCCGCGCGCGACGCTGCACCTGCTGCGCGCCGCGAAGGCGGCCGCGGCGCTGAACGGCAGGGAGTACGCGCTGCCGGACGACGTGCAGGCGCTCGCCGCGGCCGTCCTGGCGCACCGGCTGCTGCCCACCGCCCAGGCCCAGCTCAACCGCCGCACGGCCGAGCAGGTGGTGCAGGAGATCCTGCAGCACACGCCGGTACCGGCCGCAGCCCCGCAGGAGACCGGCATCGGCTTGGGCCGTGGCGGTCTCGGGTACGGCCGTCAGCAGCCGTGGAGGCTGTGA
- a CDS encoding transglutaminase TgpA family protein, with product MSGRLRLTIASWAATLLAACALLPLVEPPSWIVQAAFLLAVQSGVGALARRVPLARPLTVAAQALVALMLLTLVFAREHAFAGLLPGPDAFRFFAGLLDQGGTDVGRYAIPAPLSEGIRLMLIGGVLVIGLLVDALAVTFRGVAPAGLPLLALYSVAAGLSDGGADWLWFLLAAAGYLMLLLVEGRERLSQWGRVFGGAAQGSPGGPGGARAPVRTGRRIGVLAVGVALVAPLALPTMNGGLLDPAGSGVGPGSGGGGTISAVNPLVSLRDSLNVNEDRQVLSVRSEAENVSDLYLRIVSLDDFDGTTWKPSKRSITTVPDGAFPIPAGLGPDIEREEIGTTISTADWYRQDWLPMPYPPSGVDISGNWRYEPVGMTLVGDHGQNTRGLTYQVSSLNLRPTAEQLADAPAPPAALKRDYTELPGSLPAVVSRTAREVTEGATNAYDRAVMLQEYFTLRGGFEYDTEVDVGSGSEAIARFLRDKEGFCVHFSFAMASMARSLDIPARVAVGFAPGTPQPNGTVAVGLRDAHAWPELYFEGVGWTRFEPTPTRGSVPAYTVPDTPDSTLPDPARPSEAEPSEPSSAPSRSESCSVRQQRLDGCASEAPLATLPTGGDGPKWYLVLAWTLGGLAVLVLPLAPMLWRLRTRSVRLGAHGRSEAGTAAHTLAVWDELTDTAWDVGISPDESLTPRRAAARIGLLGRLGPDAAASVHRVADAVEQVLYAPRPRPTAGLTDDVRRAAAGLRSGAGRGMRLRALLLPRSTVRMVWALSARWAAVRNRVLALRPAWRRPTWRRPSRQQG from the coding sequence GTGAGTGGACGCCTGCGGCTGACGATTGCCTCGTGGGCGGCCACGCTGCTGGCCGCGTGCGCGCTGCTGCCACTGGTCGAGCCGCCCTCCTGGATCGTGCAGGCGGCCTTTCTGCTGGCGGTGCAGTCGGGCGTGGGCGCGCTGGCCCGGCGGGTGCCGCTGGCGCGTCCGCTGACGGTGGCGGCGCAGGCCCTTGTCGCGCTCATGCTGCTGACGCTGGTCTTCGCGCGTGAGCACGCGTTCGCCGGCCTGCTGCCGGGACCGGACGCGTTCCGCTTCTTCGCCGGACTGCTCGACCAGGGTGGGACGGACGTCGGCCGTTATGCGATACCGGCGCCGCTGTCCGAGGGCATCCGGCTGATGCTGATCGGTGGCGTCCTGGTGATCGGGCTCCTGGTGGACGCCCTCGCGGTGACCTTCCGCGGCGTGGCGCCGGCCGGTCTGCCGCTGCTCGCGCTGTACTCCGTCGCCGCGGGTCTGTCCGACGGCGGGGCCGACTGGCTGTGGTTCCTGCTGGCGGCGGCCGGTTATCTGATGCTGCTGCTCGTGGAGGGGCGTGAGCGGCTCTCCCAGTGGGGGCGGGTCTTCGGCGGGGCGGCGCAGGGCTCGCCCGGCGGGCCGGGCGGGGCCCGTGCCCCGGTGCGCACCGGCCGGCGGATCGGGGTGCTCGCGGTGGGCGTCGCCCTGGTGGCGCCGCTCGCTCTGCCCACCATGAACGGCGGCCTGCTGGACCCGGCGGGTTCGGGGGTCGGCCCCGGCTCCGGCGGGGGTGGCACGATCTCCGCGGTGAACCCGCTGGTGTCACTGCGCGACTCGTTGAACGTGAACGAGGACCGCCAGGTCCTGTCGGTGCGCTCCGAGGCGGAGAACGTCTCGGACCTGTATCTGCGCATCGTGTCCCTGGACGACTTCGACGGCACCACCTGGAAGCCGTCCAAGCGGTCCATCACCACGGTGCCCGACGGCGCCTTCCCCATCCCGGCCGGCCTCGGCCCGGACATCGAGCGCGAGGAGATCGGCACGACGATCTCGACCGCCGACTGGTACAGGCAGGACTGGCTGCCGATGCCGTATCCGCCGAGCGGCGTGGACATCAGTGGCAACTGGCGCTACGAACCGGTCGGGATGACGCTGGTCGGCGACCACGGCCAGAACACCCGGGGGCTGACCTACCAGGTCAGCAGTCTGAACCTGCGGCCCACGGCGGAGCAGCTGGCCGACGCTCCGGCGCCGCCTGCCGCCCTGAAGCGGGACTACACCGAGCTGCCCGGCTCGCTGCCCGCGGTGGTGTCCCGGACCGCCCGCGAGGTCACCGAGGGGGCGACCAACGCGTACGACCGAGCGGTCATGCTCCAGGAGTACTTCACCCTGAGGGGCGGCTTCGAGTACGACACCGAGGTCGATGTCGGCAGCGGCTCGGAGGCGATCGCCCGCTTCCTGAGGGACAAGGAGGGCTTCTGCGTCCACTTCTCCTTCGCCATGGCGTCGATGGCCCGCTCCCTGGACATACCCGCCCGGGTCGCGGTGGGCTTCGCGCCCGGCACCCCGCAGCCGAACGGCACGGTGGCGGTGGGGCTGCGGGACGCGCACGCCTGGCCCGAGCTGTACTTCGAGGGCGTGGGCTGGACCCGTTTCGAGCCGACGCCCACACGCGGTTCGGTGCCGGCCTACACCGTGCCGGACACCCCGGACAGCACACTGCCCGACCCGGCACGGCCGTCCGAGGCGGAGCCCTCGGAGCCCTCGTCCGCCCCGTCGCGGAGCGAGAGCTGCTCGGTGCGGCAGCAGCGGCTGGACGGCTGCGCGAGCGAGGCACCCCTGGCGACGCTGCCCACGGGCGGCGACGGGCCGAAGTGGTACCTGGTCCTGGCATGGACGCTGGGCGGTCTCGCCGTCCTGGTACTGCCGCTGGCACCGATGCTGTGGCGACTGCGGACCCGTTCGGTGCGCCTGGGCGCGCACGGCCGGTCCGAGGCCGGCACGGCGGCGCACACCCTGGCCGTCTGGGACGAGCTGACGGACACGGCGTGGGACGTCGGCATCTCCCCGGACGAGTCGCTGACTCCACGCAGGGCGGCGGCCCGGATCGGCCTGCTCGGCCGGCTCGGCCCGGACGCCGCGGCCTCGGTGCACCGGGTGGCGGATGCCGTGGAGCAGGTCCTCTACGCGCCGCGGCCGCGCCCGACGGCGGGCCTCACGGACGATGTGCGCCGGGCGGCGGCCGGACTGAGGTCCGGAGCCGGCCGGGGCATGCGGCTGCGCGCGCTGCTCCTGCCGCGTTCCACGGTGCGGATGGTGTGGGCGCTGTCGGCCCGGTGGGCCGCGGTCCGCAACCGTGTCCTCGCCCTGCGTCCGGCATGGCGCAGACCCACGTGGCGCAGACCCTCCCGGCAGCAGGGGTGA
- a CDS encoding DUF58 domain-containing protein: MTTAGSVRAEGDHSDRGGLRTALAGLTTRGRSFLAAGAAAAVCAYVLGQSDLLRVGLLLAVLPLVCAGVLHRTRYRVAGSRRLSPSRVPAGSEARVHLRMDNVSRMPTGLLMLQDRVPYVLGPRPRFVLDRVEAGGRREVSYRVRSDLRGRYPLGPLQLRLSDPFGMCELTRSFSTHDTLTVIPRVEPLPPVRLSGEAGGHGDGRQRSLALAGEDDLIPRGYRYGDDLRRVHWRSTARYGELMVRREEQPQRARCSVLLDTRAIAYDGAGPDSAFEWAVSGAASVLTHMLERGFSVRLLTDTGTSVPGEGSEGFAGASQGSADVAGLMLDTLAVVDHSDGEGLSRAYDMVRGGSEGLLVAFLGDLDEEQAAVLARMRQRSRGAVAFLLDSGAWLREPPDVPGPSDGGGEWSRMLREAGWTVVGVPRGASLEEQWRLADRERSGLVAASGGEGAG; this comes from the coding sequence ATGACGACCGCGGGATCGGTCCGCGCGGAGGGCGACCACAGCGACCGGGGCGGCCTGCGCACAGCCCTGGCCGGGCTGACCACCCGCGGGCGCTCCTTCCTGGCCGCCGGTGCGGCCGCCGCGGTCTGCGCCTATGTGCTCGGGCAGAGCGATCTGCTGCGGGTCGGGCTGCTGCTTGCGGTGCTGCCACTGGTGTGCGCGGGCGTGCTCCACCGGACCCGCTACCGGGTCGCCGGCAGCCGCCGGCTCTCCCCCTCGCGGGTACCGGCCGGCTCCGAGGCCCGGGTGCATCTGCGGATGGACAACGTGTCCCGGATGCCCACGGGTCTGCTGATGCTCCAGGACCGGGTGCCCTACGTGCTCGGGCCGCGGCCCCGGTTCGTGCTGGACCGGGTGGAGGCGGGTGGGCGCCGCGAAGTGTCCTACCGGGTCCGCTCCGACCTGCGCGGCCGCTATCCACTGGGCCCGCTGCAGCTGCGCCTGTCCGACCCGTTCGGGATGTGCGAACTGACCCGGTCCTTCTCCACGCACGACACGCTGACGGTGATCCCGCGCGTGGAGCCGCTGCCGCCGGTGCGGCTGAGCGGTGAGGCCGGGGGACACGGCGACGGGCGGCAGCGTTCGCTGGCGCTGGCCGGCGAGGACGACCTGATCCCGCGCGGCTACCGCTACGGCGACGATCTGCGCCGGGTGCACTGGCGTTCCACCGCGCGCTACGGCGAGCTGATGGTGCGCCGCGAGGAGCAGCCGCAGCGGGCCCGGTGCTCGGTGCTGCTGGACACCCGCGCCATCGCCTACGACGGCGCGGGTCCGGACTCGGCGTTCGAGTGGGCGGTGTCGGGTGCGGCGTCCGTGCTGACGCACATGCTGGAGCGGGGTTTCTCGGTACGGCTGCTGACCGACACCGGCACGTCGGTGCCGGGCGAGGGCTCCGAGGGGTTCGCGGGCGCGAGCCAGGGGTCGGCGGACGTGGCCGGGCTGATGCTGGACACCCTCGCGGTGGTCGACCACTCCGACGGGGAGGGCCTGTCCCGGGCGTACGACATGGTCCGCGGTGGGAGCGAGGGGCTGCTGGTGGCCTTCCTCGGCGATCTCGACGAGGAGCAGGCGGCGGTGCTCGCCCGGATGCGGCAGCGCAGCCGGGGCGCGGTCGCCTTCCTCCTGGACAGCGGGGCCTGGCTGCGGGAACCGCCGGACGTGCCCGGTCCGTCGGACGGTGGCGGGGAGTGGTCGCGGATGCTGCGCGAGGCCGGCTGGACGGTGGTGGGCGTGCCACGGGGCGCCTCCCTGGAGGAGCAGTGGCGGCTGGCGGACCGGGAGCGTTCCGGCCTGGTGGCCGCGAGCGGTGGGGAGGGAGCAGGGTGA
- a CDS encoding beta-class carbonic anhydrase codes for MTTSASVPASPESATVGQGTVTDRLVDANEQYANAFADPGMDARPVLRVAVVACMDARLDLHAALGLELGDCHTVRNAGGVVTDDVIRSLTVSQRALGTRSVVLIHHTNCGLESITEEFRHDLEMEVGQRPAWAVEAFRDVDQDVRQSMQRVRTSPFLPYTDDVRGFVFDVKTGLLREIDPT; via the coding sequence ATGACGACTTCTGCATCGGTTCCCGCGAGCCCGGAAAGCGCGACAGTCGGCCAGGGCACGGTCACCGACCGCCTGGTGGACGCGAACGAGCAGTACGCCAACGCCTTCGCCGATCCCGGGATGGACGCCCGCCCCGTCCTCCGTGTCGCCGTGGTGGCCTGCATGGACGCCCGGCTCGACCTGCACGCCGCGCTCGGCCTCGAGCTCGGTGACTGCCACACCGTCCGCAACGCCGGAGGCGTCGTCACCGACGACGTGATCCGGTCGCTGACCGTCAGCCAGCGGGCACTCGGCACCCGCAGTGTGGTGCTCATCCACCACACCAACTGCGGCCTGGAGTCCATCACCGAGGAGTTCCGGCACGACCTGGAGATGGAGGTCGGCCAGCGTCCCGCCTGGGCCGTGGAGGCCTTCCGGGACGTGGACCAGGACGTACGGCAGTCGATGCAGCGGGTGCGCACCTCGCCGTTCCTGCCGTACACCGACGACGTGCGCGGATTCGTCTTCGACGTGAAGACCGGTCTGCTGCGTGAGATCGATCCCACCTGA
- a CDS encoding TetR/AcrR family transcriptional regulator, with product MERSSTTSGGSTRREATRRKLYEAAVTLIAEQGFSATTVDEIAERAGVAKGTVYYNFASKSVLFEELLRHGVGLLTASLREAAERTAGAGGSRVDALDAMVRAGLVFIDRYPAFTQLYVAELWRTNRTWQSTLLVVRQQAVSVVEDVLREGVGNEEFSAEIDVPLTAAALVGMVLVAALDWQAFQPERSLDDVHSALSRLLQGRVSGHR from the coding sequence ATGGAACGCAGCAGCACCACGTCGGGCGGTAGCACCCGCCGCGAGGCCACCCGGCGGAAGCTCTACGAGGCGGCCGTCACGCTCATCGCCGAGCAGGGTTTCTCCGCCACCACCGTGGACGAGATCGCCGAGCGGGCGGGGGTCGCGAAGGGCACGGTCTACTACAACTTCGCGAGCAAGTCGGTCCTCTTCGAGGAGCTGCTGCGGCACGGGGTCGGGCTCCTCACCGCCTCTCTGCGGGAGGCGGCCGAGCGGACGGCCGGGGCGGGCGGCAGCAGGGTCGACGCCCTGGACGCGATGGTCCGCGCGGGGCTGGTCTTCATCGACCGCTACCCGGCCTTCACCCAGCTGTACGTGGCCGAACTGTGGCGCACCAACCGGACCTGGCAGTCCACGCTGCTGGTGGTCCGGCAGCAGGCGGTGTCGGTGGTCGAGGACGTGCTGCGCGAGGGCGTGGGCAACGAGGAGTTCAGTGCGGAGATCGACGTTCCGCTGACGGCGGCGGCGCTGGTCGGCATGGTGCTGGTGGCCGCGCTGGACTGGCAGGCCTTCCAGCCGGAGCGCTCCCTGGACGACGTGCACTCGGCTCTGTCCCGGCTGCTGCAGGGACGTGTGAGCGGCCACCGCTGA
- a CDS encoding DUF3040 domain-containing protein, producing MPLSEHEQRMLEQMERALYAEDPKFASALEGSGLRTYTRRRVYQAVVGFLVGIALLMAGMVAQQVWLSVVGFLVMLGCAVLGVTGWRKAPKPGEQAADVGSTGVPQSGRQGRQRRSVMNRIEERWQRRRDEQGGGQ from the coding sequence GTGCCGCTCTCGGAGCACGAGCAGCGCATGCTCGAGCAAATGGAGCGAGCGCTGTACGCCGAAGATCCCAAGTTCGCGTCGGCGCTCGAGGGAAGTGGCCTGCGTACGTACACCCGTCGGCGGGTCTACCAGGCGGTCGTGGGCTTCCTCGTAGGTATTGCGCTCCTCATGGCCGGAATGGTCGCCCAGCAGGTCTGGCTCAGCGTGGTGGGCTTCCTCGTCATGCTGGGCTGCGCGGTGCTCGGGGTGACCGGCTGGCGCAAGGCGCCCAAGCCCGGTGAGCAGGCGGCCGACGTCGGCTCCACCGGCGTGCCGCAGTCCGGCCGGCAGGGCAGGCAGCGGCGCTCTGTGATGAACCGCATAGAGGAGCGCTGGCAGCGCCGCCGCGACGAACAGGGCGGCGGGCAGTAG
- a CDS encoding SAV_6107 family HEPN domain-containing protein — MAHSSAAAARRRRATGPAPSLTGPANDVHPVLRRATAPPAALDLLAQARAGLDEATVLDTPNERYATAHLAALRTAAAVLAARGRPETSPRARSRIRSAWEVLPEIAPELTEWSVLFASGAQRRARAEAGIRGAAGGRDADDLIRDVAMFLRLVERMLVLQPVLPQPRTDADHPGHPGHPDHPGGHEPNGRDPGSRRPDGHHPGGGPSREMPDAG, encoded by the coding sequence ATGGCCCACTCGTCCGCAGCCGCCGCCCGCCGGCGCCGCGCCACCGGCCCTGCCCCCTCACTGACCGGCCCCGCAAACGATGTCCACCCCGTGCTGCGCCGCGCCACCGCCCCGCCCGCCGCCCTCGACCTGCTCGCCCAGGCCCGTGCCGGACTCGACGAGGCCACCGTCCTCGACACCCCCAACGAGCGTTACGCGACGGCCCACCTCGCCGCGCTGCGCACCGCCGCCGCCGTGCTCGCCGCACGGGGGCGGCCCGAGACCTCGCCCAGGGCCCGGAGCAGAATCCGGAGCGCCTGGGAAGTGCTCCCCGAGATCGCTCCCGAACTCACCGAATGGAGCGTCCTGTTCGCCTCGGGCGCCCAGCGCCGCGCCCGCGCGGAAGCGGGCATCCGGGGCGCGGCCGGCGGCCGGGACGCCGACGACCTGATACGGGACGTGGCGATGTTCCTGCGACTGGTCGAGCGGATGCTCGTGCTCCAGCCCGTCCTCCCGCAGCCCCGCACGGACGCGGACCATCCCGGCCATCCCGGCCACCCCGATCACCCGGGCGGCCATGAGCCGAACGGCCGGGACCCCGGCAGCCGCCGCCCGGACGGCCACCACCCGGGCGGCGGCCCGAGCCGCGAGATGCCCGACGCGGGCTGA